One Gordonia sp. SID5947 genomic region harbors:
- a CDS encoding AraC family transcriptional regulator, protein MVLLLDTDTVDAGAVIAELHNAFRVAGTAPGLTITPLTPHRVFRARVSGWTVGDGTSLMHFEADPIALAVTNSRLRACPVDRVAVVAVSPGSWSHRQHGVVATVDSRVATLLIVDQAAPYDFRRVDRGESTVVHVDTGLLNLPPSAIRKAVQRLRPSSHLYQLYLSFLGELREVAETNPEVLSELNSTTILLTHALILDAAADAPGEPSSASADIMHRVRSYIERNITDPELSAASIALAHNISVRTLYKAWQGTDPGLHDYIIGRRLELARDALLDRSQLTVAAVARAHGFTDPTHFAHRFRDRYQVSPRDWRRINS, encoded by the coding sequence ATGGTGTTGCTGCTCGATACGGACACCGTCGATGCCGGCGCTGTGATCGCGGAACTGCACAACGCTTTCCGTGTGGCCGGCACCGCTCCGGGATTGACCATCACCCCGTTGACGCCACACCGAGTGTTCCGAGCACGGGTCAGCGGCTGGACCGTCGGTGACGGAACGTCACTGATGCACTTCGAGGCGGATCCGATCGCGCTGGCCGTCACCAACTCTCGCCTCCGCGCCTGTCCGGTCGACCGGGTGGCAGTCGTCGCGGTCTCACCCGGGTCGTGGAGTCACCGTCAGCACGGTGTCGTCGCGACGGTCGATTCCCGAGTCGCCACCCTGTTGATCGTCGACCAGGCGGCCCCATACGATTTCCGCCGTGTCGATCGCGGCGAGTCGACCGTCGTCCACGTCGACACCGGCCTCCTCAACCTTCCGCCTTCGGCGATCCGGAAGGCCGTCCAGAGGCTCCGGCCGTCGAGCCACCTGTACCAGCTGTACCTGTCGTTCCTCGGCGAGTTGCGCGAGGTCGCGGAGACGAACCCCGAGGTGCTCTCCGAGCTGAACTCGACAACGATCCTCCTCACGCACGCACTGATTCTCGATGCCGCCGCCGATGCCCCCGGTGAGCCGTCGAGCGCATCGGCCGACATCATGCATCGGGTCCGAAGCTACATCGAGCGGAACATCACCGACCCCGAATTGTCTGCGGCGTCCATCGCTCTGGCCCACAACATCTCGGTACGCACGCTCTACAAGGCCTGGCAGGGAACTGATCCGGGTCTGCACGACTACATCATCGGCCGGCGGCTGGAGCTGGCACGCGATGCACTCCTGGACCGCTCGCAGCTGACCGTGGCCGCGGTCGCCCGAGCGCACGGATTCACCGACCCCACCCACTTCGCGCATCGCTTCCGGGACAGGTACCAGGTCAGTCCGCGGGATTGGCGACGGATCAACAGCTGA
- a CDS encoding helix-turn-helix domain-containing protein yields the protein MFSTEGLSPTDRVEATCVAMQEQSVPSTVRLDNRTEVRSRMDVWTYGDASIFRAEMTGFRLIRTQKQIATGPGEMLAIAMHESCVGEQEQYGIRRTVRPNELMLMDLNSPYDYRLNGIGASRCLHVPIDAVGLPHEVMRSAADRLHASPVAAMMVDYISQLTVHAETLTSSVAARSLGEAGIELVRTLVASAYDIDYARGAMAEMLLPRIRSYVKQHLGDPQLGPQSIATAHGISPRHLFKLCAAADFSLEQWIIAERLARARDDLARPELASATVSAVARRWGFANDSHFSRRFRMMYGLSPRAWRQVSSSVPADRSDG from the coding sequence GTGTTCAGCACCGAGGGGCTTTCCCCGACCGATCGGGTGGAAGCGACCTGCGTGGCCATGCAGGAGCAATCGGTGCCCTCGACGGTTCGTCTCGACAACCGCACCGAAGTTCGCTCACGCATGGACGTCTGGACATATGGGGACGCCAGTATCTTCCGGGCGGAGATGACCGGCTTCCGGCTCATCCGCACGCAAAAGCAGATCGCCACCGGCCCCGGGGAGATGCTGGCCATCGCGATGCACGAGAGTTGTGTCGGCGAGCAGGAGCAGTACGGGATTCGGCGGACGGTCCGGCCGAACGAGCTGATGCTGATGGATCTCAACTCTCCGTACGACTACCGGCTCAACGGGATCGGTGCGTCCCGATGCCTCCACGTGCCGATCGACGCCGTCGGACTGCCCCATGAGGTCATGAGGTCGGCCGCCGATCGGTTGCACGCGAGTCCCGTCGCCGCGATGATGGTCGACTACATCTCGCAGTTGACGGTGCACGCGGAGACGTTGACATCGAGTGTCGCTGCTCGGTCGCTGGGAGAGGCCGGCATCGAACTCGTCCGCACCCTGGTGGCGTCGGCGTACGACATCGACTACGCGCGCGGGGCGATGGCCGAGATGTTGCTGCCGCGCATCCGTTCTTACGTGAAGCAGCATCTGGGCGATCCGCAGCTCGGGCCGCAGTCGATCGCGACCGCGCACGGCATCTCGCCGCGCCATCTGTTCAAATTGTGCGCCGCGGCGGACTTCAGCCTTGAGCAATGGATCATCGCCGAGCGACTCGCGCGAGCCCGCGACGATCTGGCGAGGCCCGAGCTGGCATCGGCGACGGTGTCGGCCGTTGCGCGGCGTTGGGGCTTCGCCAACGATTCGCACTTCAGCAGGCGATTTCGGATGATGTACGGCTTGTCGCCGCGCGCATGGCGACAGGTCAGCTCATCGGTCCCGGCCGACCGTTCCGACGGGTAA
- a CDS encoding histidine kinase produces MSVTSLAAAVRRRIELAGDGYPPLYPAVTLAGSAGLTIAAVVQRLPLEPPWWALLGAAIATLSLIVDIWIPTKMACAILAAVAVALMLMDPVPVDVAPLLLALMTAIAAAMESLRRGLAVAALSVAVVVVGSQTGHLQSPTVYVLAILCGWLVGYMILYQKLLSQNELRDQQTRSERAASEERRRIAREVHDVIAHSLSITMLNVTGARRALQEGADGEALEALEDAERIGRQAMTEIRYIVKVLGSSDDSSAPTPRARDIDQLVDDFRKAGVAVSFDVNVDLESIPAPLGAALYRITQESLANVVKHSRSHTATVTLTADPDIVLCVRNPHSPPAPGRSSPDGSGTGGSGTGGSGIDGMKQRAQLLGGVVDAGGHQKAWVVRAAFPGHLDDAVRQAG; encoded by the coding sequence GTGTCGGTGACGTCATTGGCCGCGGCTGTCCGCCGCCGGATCGAGTTGGCGGGTGATGGGTACCCTCCGCTCTATCCGGCCGTGACACTCGCCGGCTCAGCCGGGCTGACCATCGCCGCGGTCGTACAGCGGTTGCCTTTGGAGCCGCCGTGGTGGGCGCTGCTCGGGGCCGCGATCGCGACGCTGTCGCTGATCGTGGATATCTGGATACCGACGAAGATGGCCTGTGCCATCCTCGCTGCGGTTGCCGTGGCGCTGATGCTGATGGATCCGGTGCCCGTGGATGTCGCACCGCTTCTCCTCGCCCTCATGACCGCGATAGCTGCGGCGATGGAGTCGCTGCGTCGCGGACTGGCGGTGGCGGCGTTGTCGGTGGCCGTCGTCGTGGTCGGCAGTCAAACCGGGCACCTGCAATCACCGACGGTGTATGTTCTCGCGATCCTGTGCGGATGGCTCGTGGGATACATGATCCTCTATCAGAAGTTGCTGTCCCAGAATGAGTTACGTGACCAACAGACGAGATCGGAGCGTGCGGCCAGCGAGGAACGTCGTCGCATCGCCCGCGAAGTCCACGACGTCATCGCGCATTCACTGTCGATCACGATGCTCAATGTCACCGGCGCGCGGCGCGCGCTGCAGGAGGGCGCCGACGGAGAGGCGCTGGAGGCGCTCGAGGATGCCGAGCGAATCGGACGACAGGCCATGACCGAGATCCGCTACATCGTGAAAGTCCTTGGCTCATCGGATGATTCGTCCGCACCAACGCCCAGAGCGCGCGACATCGACCAACTGGTGGACGATTTCCGCAAGGCGGGTGTGGCAGTCAGCTTCGACGTGAACGTGGACCTCGAGTCCATCCCCGCGCCTCTCGGGGCAGCGCTCTACCGGATCACCCAAGAGTCGTTGGCGAATGTGGTGAAGCACTCGCGCAGTCACACCGCGACGGTGACCTTGACCGCCGATCCCGACATCGTGCTGTGCGTCCGCAACCCACATTCGCCTCCGGCACCGGGTCGCTCGTCTCCTGACGGATCGGGCACCGGCGGATCGGGCACCGGCGGATCGGGTATCGACGGGATGAAGCAGCGTGCACAGTTGCTCGGCGGTGTCGTCGACGCCGGTGGCCATCAGAAGGCCTGGGTGGTGCGCGCCGCCTTCCCGGGCCACCTCGACGACGCGGTACGGCAGGCCGGCTGA
- a CDS encoding universal stress protein, protein MTTSEIFRPSHRRATTSIDRLPGRGGIIVGYTGSPVSVRALDAVLRTAEADARIALICAVRPFRPPRSTTAMHDALKSEAYLLSDRASTDELIRRGVEAVHAHSIEPATAIAVVGDPVTVISRAASQFEAAHVVVGMRDDRPTSQVRRIAKALPDHVGMFATNGDTHISLVRSRRARRVVRTLAPQTIGRAVGA, encoded by the coding sequence ATGACCACATCTGAGATCTTCCGTCCATCGCACAGGCGTGCTACGACGTCGATCGACCGGCTGCCTGGTCGCGGCGGGATCATCGTGGGTTACACCGGATCGCCGGTGTCGGTCCGGGCGCTCGACGCAGTACTGAGGACGGCGGAGGCCGATGCCCGCATCGCTCTCATCTGTGCTGTCCGGCCCTTTCGTCCGCCTCGATCGACGACGGCCATGCACGACGCCCTGAAATCCGAGGCTTACCTGCTGTCGGATCGGGCGTCGACAGACGAGCTGATCCGCCGCGGAGTCGAGGCCGTGCACGCACATTCAATCGAGCCGGCGACCGCGATCGCGGTGGTGGGAGATCCGGTGACGGTGATCAGCCGTGCCGCAAGCCAGTTCGAGGCAGCGCACGTGGTGGTGGGGATGCGCGACGACCGGCCGACGAGTCAGGTACGTCGGATCGCGAAGGCGCTTCCGGACCACGTCGGCATGTTCGCGACGAACGGCGACACCCACATCAGTCTGGTGCGGTCCCGTCGTGCCCGACGCGTCGTCCGAACCCTCGCACCGCAAACCATCGGACGGGCCGTCGGAGCGTGA